ATTACCTATGTGGGTACTACCTTGGGCCCATGTAGACATCCTACATGGGACTTATTGTGTTTGCCCATGTTTGACCCATATCGTTTGGCCATGCGGGCCCAATATGCATTTCCCCATTCAGATCCCATATATAGATTACCTTTGTGGGTACTACCTTGGGCCCATGTAGACATCCTACATGGGACTTATTGTGTTTGCCCATGTTTGACCCATATCGTTTGGCCATGCGGGCCCAATATGCATTTCCCCATTCAGATCTCATATATAGATTACCTATGTGGGTACTACCTTGGGCCCATGTAGACATCCTACATGGGACTTATTGTGTTTGCCCATGTTTGACCCATATGGTTTGGCTAAGAGGGCCCCATATGCATTTCCCCATTCAGATCCCATATAGAGATTACCTATGTGGGTACTACCTTGGGCCCATGTAGACATCCTACATGGGACTGATTGTGTTTGCCCATGTTTGACCCATATGGTTTGGCCAAGATGGTCCCATTTGTGTTGCCCATTTTGAGCCCATGCACTCatttcccattaatgacccaGCTAGGACCCACATAGGGAGCCCACCTGTTTTTGCCCATGTGCGACCTACTTGGCTGACCCATGTGGGCCCCAGATAAGATGCCCATTATGGGACCATGCCCACTTGGTACCCATGTAGCCCAAGCATATACCATGTGGGGCCCACATATACATGTTGGCTGGGTTAATACCtctgagatgatttgacagatgccagatcttctaatcgtgataactgaattctggctaatttggttcttcaaacgATTTTGCAGATTGGATTAAATTATCTGGATTAAGTTGTCTAAGATTACTGCATGTTCTCGTGTTCCATGAAAAGGGCAGATATCGATACATGAAACCACGATCAGCAATGCAGTGATTGGCTGGAGTCAAGACGGCAACGTAATGACATCatagaatgagaaaagacacctgacaaaaaacttgacgaatttctagacatttataaggaaacagccaagcgaataaatgacagaagaacgacataaatgttataatagataaatgaaatgtgcactattttttttttacatgaaattatttaggctatattcacattttctagtatttgtacaggcaattttttatttcaatgtcgtaattagcaactaatttacctttgaagcatatttgacagcattaattaaagtttcttaagggtcaagatcaagttatctgcatctcctgcgcttcatcaagccactcccataatatcTGTCGCGGTTCAAATGCATGTATGGCATAGACATCTGTACATCATGCGTGTAAGACtccaataaaaattattacgtAATTATTCCCTCACGAATTAATCTCTCAAAGAGTAAAACTGTCGGTGTCTATATTATGACACTACACAACattattcacaggcagatttgctttatgtatttccccagcgtcgaaatcaggcacataatgtcaggaaacacgattcctggctgcatgtcaatatccatggattaggtttatttgacaagttgtaagaaacactttcgaatCCAACCTGtagtgtaatttgtttgttttactcgcgtttttgcagtttctcctgttaaatccagtcatgcagcaggttcttttgccactcagtccagctgagggagtgCGTTCCGGCgggacgtcgatgcataccctctatctatacaatggaaggaagcggtatggtgtggacgcagatataggctgcgttccactccagttttagacacgcactcgcgaacttccctaaacacttcccctcgggggaatccccaccgccattttgaagtgcattccacttcgtgaagtggacgagggaagtttatatggacagaccctcactccctcgattttaaccgagggagcgagtctaattcatatgtacacttcaggcagctccataacccacaatgcaacacgattatgacgTCACCACATTGTAACACCTCCTTTGATTTTTTCTTAGATGTTACTCTGAGGGGTTCAGCAGATTTGACATGTACTGATAAAATCTcttcacaaaacaaaatcttGAAACCTATTTTATTATTCCCACAAGCTTATTTACATGTGCCACAATGTCAAATGAATTAAAGTCTTTTAAATGAGTCAGAAAGGTGAATTAAACTTAGCGTTAGTCCAGTCTTTTGATGAGTTGAAAgatgtgatgaagatgaagtgAGCTTTAAATCCACCAGGTTATTTGAGTGCGATGCAAGGTTTGAAGTCCTATTATCCACAATGAGAGATAATCCTTCAACGTCGTTTTTGGAGTCCTCCACCATGTGGGTAAAGGCCTTGTTCTCTTTCAAACATTCGCTCAGTATCTCACAAAGGGAACGCCTCTGGGCGTGACAGATCCTGGAAGCACCAATTACACCACGTCTGTCAGTTGACAGACCAATCACGACAGTGATGTGGGAGTCCCTGCTCCCTAATATATACCGCTGCCGTTGGTCCCTACTTCATTCTCGATCTCTTCCCCGTGAAGATCAAATTGGAAGCTATCCTTCAGCAGGACCTGTCTTAATAGTTGCTTAACTGTTCTGAGACTAGCCGTCAAGGTACGTCGCCGAACGCAGCTGTTTTGCTAGCGGGTCTTTTTCACTGTAGCAGTGATTATTTGCTTCGGTTATACTAAGAAAATTAACGCGTTACGGCGAATTCTCTTAGATATTCGTGgtgaatttattattttagtatgGCAACTGCTAATTCTACAAGCAGCGGACCGAAATCGGAGGCCTCACGCCCGTGCGCGTGCGGGTCAATGATATCAGGCAAGGATCCTCATCCTTTATGCATCGTATGCCTGGGGGTGAGACACGCTCAGGCAGCCCTCGCGAACCCCGAATGCTGTCCACACTGTTCTCTCTTCCCGTCAAGGGTGCTAGAGAGAAGAGTGCGCGTCGCGGCCGCCAATAAAGGAGACCCCTGCCTTTCTCCGCCGCCCGCGGAAGAAACTAATCCGCCCCCTGCGTCGTGCAGTTGGGGCGAATTTATGGATGAAGTCTCTCCCGACCTACCTCCCATTTTCGGATCCTTTACTAATGTAAGGGAGGAAGACGATGAGGACGACGAAGCCATCGCTCGTCTGTTAGAGGAGGACGGGGAGGAGGATGACGACGACGCGATCCTCCCGCCAAATCTCTCCCGGCCGGGCAGCGCGTTAAGCGAAGGGTCACCCTCCCCAGCTCAGACGGAGCTCGACCTGCTCGAAATGTGCCGGAGGGCGGCGGCAAAACTCTCCATAGAGTGGCCGTCGCAGCAGACAGGCCAGGGGACGGAGAGGGATCTCTATGACGGCAAGAGACTACCGTCACGTGCCCAACCTGTTAAGCAGCTCATTCCAGCGGTCCCAGCCTGCGTTTCAGAAATGAAACGTTTCTGGGATAAACCCTTTTCACACAGGGTTCCTGTAAAAGGTTTTTCGAGGCTGGATGTTGATAACATGGAGGAGTTAGGGATGTCAAATCCCCCTCATGTTGAGCTTTCAGTAGCTCACCATCTTAACCCCAACCGCAGAGCAGCCTTTTCCTCTGCTTCAGCTTCTCTGCCAGGACGCACTGAACGCTTAACAGCCTCAGTATTCCAGAAGATTTATCGTTCTTCTGCACTGGCAGTGAGGGCTCTTAATGCCACCTCTCTCCTCACTGCTTATCAAGCAGAGCTTATGGAGGAGATGGGGAGACAGATGGATGCTGGGACACCAAACCCAGCCCTGTGGGAAGAGATCTGTGTTATTGCAGATCTCAACCTGAGAACCTCCAGGGGCGCGGTCCAGAGCTGTGGTCGCAGCATGGGCCTGGCCGTGGTGGGTGAGCGGGCTCTCTGGCTGGGGCTGTCAGGGCTGTCAGACAGAGAGAAGGTGGACTTCTTGGACGCTCCAGTTGAGCCCAAAGCCCTTTTCGGGGCATCGGTCACTGCAATGCGTCAAAAGTGTGATCTGAGGAAACAGGAAGGTGAGGCGTTCCAAACTTGCCTTCCTCGCAGACCCACTGCTCGTACTTCTCAGCCACCACGCTCCGGTTTTGAAGCTCCCCACAGGAGTGGTCATTCAGCCTTCAGAGGCCCTAGACCACCTCAACCTCAGCAGGTTGAGCCACAATCCAAACCGGCTCAGCCGAGGGGAAAACCTTCTTTTGCGGCAGCTGCAGCTAGACACCGGCCAGCAAACCCTCAGGGAGGGAAGAAACGGCGAGCGACCTAACACGTCATCGCATCCAGAACAAAAGGATGAACAACAGCACTCCCGGAgtatctgtttttgtttttcctcaaaGAGAGTGGTCAATTTTTCCCCCTCCCGCCAAGAAAAGGCGTTGGACTTGGGAATCGTTCACAGGAAAAAGTTCTCTAATGACCAGTTCAGTTGTGAAGTTGGCACCAGTTCCCCCAGTGCCCCACACAAAATTTCCCCTCCCTCCACCCACGGGGTTTCAACAGAGGGCAGAGGGCTGTTCTCACGAAAACATGTTTGGTGTGAAAATAATAAACTCATTCCCTGTGCATCCAGGCAGTGGGCCGAGGGCACAGCAACgtttgaaaagaaaaacacacacaaaaacaaaattgttcAGATCAGAACTGCAGTCCCCAGCTCCGCCGCTAGATGGCGCCACCGCGCCACTAGTGAACGAGAGCGCGCTCGGTCCACTCTCTGCTCACGCAGAGAGATGGCGCGCATGCGCAGTTCACCCCTGGGTTTTCTCCACAATAAGCCGGGGTTATCGTCTGCAATTTGCTGTAAAACCTCCACTTTTCAACAGTGTGTTAATGTCAACAGCACAAGGGGAGTCAGCTCAGATTTTAGAGGAAGAAATAACCTCTTTATTGAACAAAAGAGCAATTCGAGTTGTGCCGCCAGAGGACAGCCACCACGGCTTTTACTCACGGTACTTCGTCATTCCCAAAAAAGGAGGGGGTCTCCGTCCCATTCTGGATTTACGGAACCTCAACAAACACCTCAGGAAATACAATTTCAAAATGTTGACCTTAAAGGTGTTGTCAAAAATTATTCGTCCCAAAGACTGGCTGACATCAGTCGATTTGAAGGACGCATATTTTCACATAAGCATCTATCCAGCACACAGAAAATTCCTCAGGTTTGCCTATCGGGACACAGCGTACGAATTTTTGACAGTACCGTTTGGTCTGTCTCTCGCACCGagaatttttacaaaatgtgtGGAAGCGGCGCTCACACCGCTGAGGATGATGGGTCTGAGAGTGTCAGCATATTTGGACGATCTGCTGCTCTGCGCGCCGTCGCGGCAtcaggcagagagagagacaaaaatGCTCGTGTCTCACCTGGAGAGCCTAGGCTTCAGGATAAACGAGACGAAAAGCAGCTTAGTGCCCACACAAGAGATAATTTACCTGGGTCTCAGACTGAACTCAGACCTGTATCAAGCTTTTCTGTCGGAGGAGCGCATCAAGTCAATTCGCGGCTGTTTGTCCCTTTTTCAGAAAGGAAACAAAGTTCAATTCAGACTGTGTTTACGTCTTCTGGGTCTGATGGCCTCGACAGTTTCAATCATTCCTCTGGGACTGTTGCGAATGAGGGATTTCCAGCGCTGGACAGCGGCACAGCGTTTGTGTCCAAAACGCCACCTAAACCGCAAAGTGATAGTAACATCACTTTGCATGCGCGCTCTCCATCACTGGAGAGATCGGGCTTTTCTCGAGTCAGGGACTCCGCTGGGAGCAGTTTCTATGAGAAAGGTGGTCACAACGGATGCGTCGCTCACAGGTTGGGGTGCTGTGTGCGAGGGCAGAATAGCGAAAGGGAAATGGCCTGTCTCGCTACAGAACGCACACATAAACTTCCTGGAACTGTTAACGGTGTTTCTAGCATTGAAACATTTTGTGCAGTTTCTAAAGAACCACCACGTTTTGATCAGATCAGACAACACAACGGCAGTGGCATACATAAATCGCCAGGGTGGCACACGCTCCCCTCAGCTTCACAGTCTGGCACAGAAACTGATCGTGTGGGGCGTGAAGCATTTTCATTCACTACGGGCAACGCATGTTCCGGGAATAATGAATGTGGGAGCGGATCTCCTGTCCAGAGGAAATCCGCTGTATGGAGAATGGACTCTCCACCCTCAGGTAGTGAGCCAGTTGTGGGAGAGGTTCGGCCGAGCTGCCGTAGATCTCTTCGCCTCGCACGAAAACACTCATTGCCCTCTATTCTTCTCTCTGGCGAGAGACGGTGCACATATGGGTGTGGATGCTCTGGCACACCCATGGCCAAACGCACTACTTTACGCGTTTCCTCCACTGAGTCTGATCATACCAACATTACAAAGAGTAAGGGAATGCGGTCACTCAGTTATACTAATTGCCCCAAATTGGCCAGGGAAGTTGTGGCTGACGGAGATAATTCAGCTTCTATGCGGCCAGCCCTGGCCGCTCCCGTTGCGcagggacctcctctctcaagCGCGCGGAGAGATTTTTCACCCAGACCCGAACAAAGTGGCACTTTGGGCCTGGCCCGTGAGAGGTTAAACTTGAGTGTTACGGGTTTGCCTGTGAGGGTGATTGAGACTATTCAGAATGCACGAGCAGCTTCAACGCGCTCGGTATATGATCGGAAGTGGAGAGTGTTTGAGCAATGGTGCGCTAGCAGACACATCGTCCCTTTTCTCTGTTCTGTCGCGGATATGTTATGTTTTCTGCAGGAACTTTTGGATAAGGACAGAGCCTTTTCAACCGTTAAGGTTTATCTCGCCGCAATTTCTGCGTGTCATGTGGGGATTGACAAAAATACTATAGGTCAACACCCGCTTGTTTGCAGGTTTATGAGAGGCGCGCGGCGTTTGCACAGGGTTTCAAAGCCACTGATTCCGCCGTGGGATCTGTCTGTGGTCCTTAATGCACTATCTCAGCCCCCTTTTGAGCCTATAGACAGTATTGAATTAAAGCTCCTTTCGCTAAAGGCTGCTTTATTACTGGCTCTTTCGACCGCGAAACGGGTTAGTGAACTTCACGCTTTATCGGTTCATAACTCCTGTATGCAGTTCGCTACGGATTACTCGAGAGTAACTCTGAAAACTAATCCAGCGTTTGTACCTAAGGTGAGCGAGTCAGCTCTCGCTTGTAAACAGGTGGATTTACTGGCTTTCCATCCGCAGCCTTTTTCCTCGCCAGAGGATGAGCGGCTTCATTGCCTGTGCCCTGTCCGTGCGTTGCGTCACTATGTGGACAGAACGAAAGCACTAAGGAACAGTAATCAGTT
Above is a genomic segment from Megalobrama amblycephala isolate DHTTF-2021 linkage group LG14, ASM1881202v1, whole genome shotgun sequence containing:
- the LOC125244476 gene encoding uncharacterized protein LOC125244476, translating into MQSAGIVDGRQTWIRRDTETLTEDEENTRDLGERWRQRTEIGGLTPVRVRVNDIRVLERRVRVAAANKGDPCLSPPPAEETNPPPASCSWGEFMDEVSPDLPPIFGSFTNVREEDDEDDEAIARLLEEDGEEDDDDAILPPNLSRPGSALSEGSPSPAQTELDLLEMCRRAAAKLSIEWPSQQTGQGTERDLYDGKRLPSRAQPVKQLIPAVPACVSEMKRFWDKPFSHRVPVKGFSRLDVDNMEELGMSNPPHVELSVAHHLNPNRRAAFSSASASLPGRTERLTASVFQKIYRSSALAVRALNATSLLTAYQAELMEEMGRQMDAGTPNPALWEEICVIADLNLRTSRGAVQSCGRSMGLAVVGERALWLGLSGLSDREKVDFLDAPVEPKALFGASVTAMRQKCDLRKQEGVVIQPSEALDHLNLSRLSHNPNRLSRGENLLLRQLQLDTGQQTLREGRNGERPNTSSHPEQKDEQQHSRSICFCFSSKRVVNFSPSRQEKALDLGIVHRKKFSNDQFSCEVGTSSPSAPHKISPPSTHGVSTEGRGLFSRKHVWCENNKLIPCASRQWAEGTATFEKKNTHKNKIVQIRTAVPSSAARWRHRATSERERARSTLCSRREMARMRSSPLGFLHNKPGLSSAICCKTSTFQQCVNVNSTRGVSSDFRGRNNLFIEQKSNSSCAARGQPPRLLLTVLRHSQKRRGSPSHSGFTEPQQTPQEIQFQNVDLKGVVKNYSSQRLADISRFEGRIFSHKHLSSTQKIPQVCLSGHSVRIFDSTVWSVSRTENFYKMCGSGAHTAEDDGSESVSIFGRSAALRAVAASGRERDKNARVSPGEPRLQDKRDEKQLSAHTRDNLPGSQTELRPVSSFSVGGAHQVNSRLFVPFSERKQSSIQTVFTSSGSDGLDSFNHSSGTVANEGFPALDSGTAFVSKTPPKPQSDSNITLHARSPSLERSGFSRVRDSAGSSFYEKGGHNGCVAHRLGCCVRGQNSEREMACLATERTHKLPGTVNGVSSIETFCAVSKEPPRFDQIRQHNGSGIHKSPGWHTLPSASQSGTETDRVGREAFSFTTGNACSGNNECGSGSPVQRKSAVWRMDSPPSGSEPVVGEVRPSCRRSLRLARKHSLPSILLSGERRCTYGCGCSGTPMAKRTTLRVSSTESDHTNITKSKGMRSLSYTNCPKLAREVVADGDNSASMRPALAAPVAQGPPLSSARRDFSPRPEQSGTLGLARERLNLSVTGLPVRVIETIQNARAASTRSVYDRKWRVFEQWCASRHIVPFLCSVADMLCFLQELLDKDRAFSTVKVYLAAISACHVGIDKNTIGQHPLVCRFMRGARRLHRVSKPLIPPWDLSVVLNALSQPPFEPIDSIELKLLSLKAALLLALSTAKRVSELHALSVHNSCMQFATDYSRVTLKTNPAFVPKVSESALACKQVDLLAFHPQPFSSPEDERLHCLCPVRALRHYVDRTKALRNSNQLFVSWADSHKGKPISRQRLSHWVVEAIIVSYNSMGLCPPEGLKAHSTRGMATSWALFKGVSVQDICAAASWASTHTFVRFYRLDVTEPSLAHSVLSV